A region of Argentina anserina chromosome 5, drPotAnse1.1, whole genome shotgun sequence DNA encodes the following proteins:
- the LOC126795883 gene encoding uncharacterized protein LOC126795883 has protein sequence MQISREPDNNPCLQHLKVPLRPPHSCLQDLTLPPHHPQSPLSHQNSPSPAMLSDLLSPILSPGVMSGDYIGVESCVDVLRDEDVPHCDYNQKNCYRRKVEDKREEKRLAMMKRKEIPPPIPMLARTENLPSHMPWVLKRHYTSDGRLILTEEKVRHHEYFRAHRSNGRLTLQLVPLDDEVLAPPFIANQKDDVDEAVTACDDDDNQEIEDNYSYENDDGNGGGEEEEDLREKEEEDEDADGVDDLQFHDGGPEEPISTLKCFNYNSVGTGSPCIFGVPVPAIRQVHS, from the coding sequence ATGCAGATCTCCAGAGAGCCTGATAACAATCCATGCCTACAACACCTAAAGGTTCCCCTTCGCCCTCCTCATTCGTGTCTGCAGGACCTCACCCTTCCACCCCATCATCCACAATCCCCTTTATCCCACCAAAATAGTCCCTCCCCCGCCATGTTGTCCGATCTCTTGTCCCCGATTTTGTCCCCCGGAGTCATGTCCGGAGACTACATTGGGGTGGAGAGCTGTGTAGACGTCCTCAGGGATGAAGACGTGCCTCACTGCGATTACAACCAAAAAAACTGCTACCGTCGGAAGGTGGAGGACAAGAGAGAGGAAAAGAGACTGGCGATGATGAAGAGGAAGGAGATTCCTCCTCCGATTCCGATGCTGGCGCGCACGGAGAACCTCCCCTCCCACATGCCGTGGGTTTTAAAGAGGCATTACACGTCCGATGGGAGGTTGATTTTGACAGAGGAGAAAGTCAGGCATCATGAGTACTTTAGGGCTCACAGATCCAATGGCCGGCTGACCTTGCAGCTTGTTCCTCTCGATGACGAGGTGTTGGCTCCGCCTTTCATTGCTAATCAGAAGGACGATGTGGATGAGGCAGTTACTGCTTGTGATGATGACGACAACCAAGAAATTGAGGATAATTATTCTTACGAAAATGACGATGGAAATGGTGGGggtgaggaagaggaagatctAAGGgagaaagaggaggaggatgaaGATGCTGATGGGGTTGATGATTTGCAGTTTCATGATGGTGGGCCTGAAGAGCCAATTTCGACATTGAAGTGTTTCAATTACAACAGTGTGGGAACAGGTTCCCCGTGTATTTTCGGGGTGCCAGTGCCGGCGATCAGGCAAGTTCATAGTTGA
- the LOC126794122 gene encoding LOW QUALITY PROTEIN: F-box/kelch-repeat protein At1g22040 (The sequence of the model RefSeq protein was modified relative to this genomic sequence to represent the inferred CDS: deleted 1 base in 1 codon), translated as MGAILSLAGPKSGTNDFHDITQNDTCKRQRLSLSTYEETQRLIPNLPDELSFQIIARLPRICYPHIRLVSQKWKQTVTSSELFKLRKELGKTEEWLYLLTKVEEDKLSWHAFDPLSRKWQRLPLMPNAVYEEEYTRGLPGFRNMVGPSIKIADTIKGWLWRKNSFNQMPFCGCAIGALDGCLYVLGGFCKTSTMKCVWRFDPIQNAWSEVTAMSTSRAYGKTGILNNKLYVVGGVSRGQSGLAPLQSAEVFDPSTGRWSDVPSMPFSKAQALPSAFLTDMLKPIATGLTPYMGRLCVSQSLYSWPFYVDVGGEIYDPETNSWIEMPNGMGDGWPARQAGTKLSVVVDGELYAFDPSSSLDSGKIKVYDQHEDAWKVVIRKVPMCDFAGAESPYLLAGFHGKLHVITKDINHKIAVLRADLRNNLGSMSSSSCSIIARSLLNEHPEPLVEADTVVWKAIGTKDFGSSELVSCQVIDI; from the exons ATGGGGGCTATCTTGAGTTTGGCTGGACCCAAATCTGGGACAAACGATTTTCATGACATCACTCAGAATGATACTTGTAAGCGGCAAAGATTGTCATTATCTACTTACGAGGAGACCCAAAGACTCATTCCCAATCTTCCTGATGAGCTCTCATTCCAGATTATTGCTAGACTTCCTAGAATTTGCTACCCCCATATCAGGCTGGTGTCACAGAAGTGGAAGCAAACTGTTACAAGCTCTGAACTATTTAAGCTGAGAAAAGAGCTTGGGAAAACAGAAGAATGGCTATACTTGTTGACTAAAGTTGAAGAGGATAAACTCTCTTGGCATGCTTTTGACCCCCTGTCAAGGAAGTGGCAGAGGTTACCTCTAATGCCAAATGCAGTGTATGAAGAAGAGTATACTAGAGGTTTGCCT GGTTTTAGGAATATGGTTGGGCCAAGTATCAAAATTGCTGATACTATTAAAGGCTGGCTTTGGAGAAAGAACTCATTTAACCAAATGCCATTTTGTGGTTGTGCCATTGGTGCTCTTGATGGATGCCTGTATGTTTTAGGTGGATTTTGCAAAACTTCAACTATGAAATGTGTGTGGAGATTTGATCCAATTCAAAATGCATGGAGTGAAGTGACAGCCATGTCCACAAGTAGAGCCTACGGTAAAACAGGGATTCTGAATAACAAGCTCTATGTTGTTGGAGGGGTTAGTCGAGGCCAAAGTGGATTAGCTCCTCTTCAATCTGCTGAAGTTTTTGACCCCTCCACAGGTAGGTGGTCTGATGTACCGAGCATGCCATTCTCAAAAGCTCAAGCCTTGCCTTCTGCCTTCTTGACTGACATGCTAAAGCCTATTGCCACCGGTTTGACTCCATACATGGGAAGGTTATGTGTATCCCAGAGTCTTTATTCATGGCCATTTTATGTTGATGTTGGAGGAGAAATATATGATCCTGAGACAAACTCATGGATTGAAATGCCAAATGGCATGGGAGACGGTTGGCCTGCTCGACAAGCTGGTACAAAGCTGAGTGTTGTGGTAGATGGTGAATTGTATGCTTTTGATCCTTCAAGTTCTTTGGATAGTGGGAAGATCAAGGTGTATGATCAACACGAAGATGCTTGGAAAGTTGTTATACGGAAAGTCCCCATGTGTGATTTTGCTGGTGCAGAATCTCCATATTTACTTGCCGGTTTTCATGGAAAGCTTCATGTCATAACAAAAGATATTAATCATAAAATTGCTGTTCTGCGGGCTGATTTGCGGAACAATTTGGGTTCAATGTCGTCAAGCTCATGTTCTATCATAGCCAGATCCTTATTAAACGAACATCCTGAGCCACTGGTAGAAGCAGATACAGTTGTGTGGAAAGCCATTGGCACTAAGGATTTTGGGTCAAGTGAATTAGTCAGTTGTCAAGTTATTGACATTTAA
- the LOC126794136 gene encoding membrane-anchored ubiquitin-fold protein 6: MAATQDLIEVKFRLSDGNDIGPHRYSPAATVASLKEKILAHWPKENAPRTINDLKLINAGKILENNRTLADSRLPVGELPGGLITMHVVVRIPVPDKKSDKLQNDSPDTPRCSCTIL; encoded by the exons ATGGCAGCAACCCAAGATTTGATAGAGGTCAAATTCAGATTATCAGATGGCAACGATATTGGTCCACATAGATATAGCCCAGCTGCAACTGTAGCATCACTCAAAGAGAAAATACTTGCACATTGGCCCAAAg aaaatgctcCACGGACGATAAATGATTTGAAGCTTATTAATGCGGGAAAGATACTGGAGAACAACAGGACACTTGCTGATTCTAGACTTCCGGTTGGTGAACTCCCAGGAGGTCTCATCACTATGCATGTGGTTGTGCGTATTCCTGTTCCAGACAAAAAAAGTG ATAAGTTACAGAATGATTCACCAGACACGCCTCGATGTTCATGCACGATATTGTAG